One Bacteroidota bacterium DNA window includes the following coding sequences:
- the dacB gene encoding D-alanyl-D-alanine carboxypeptidase/D-alanyl-D-alanine-endopeptidase produces MPLRNLVAAVLSGLILSSCSSVPPAREEPPVPVKLPPARTLQSQLDALLGDTLLAPCLIGVEIRSLENGKTLYRHNTGNLFHPASNMKLLTTAVALRLLGPGYKFRTSVLSPSPIHNGILAGDLVIRGSGDPLLRSSDLDSLASLVRECGIDSITGNLVGDVSYFDTLSWGAGWMWDDEPDADEAFFTPLTVNSNAIEVLVRPGRRSGEPAGFTLEPPTATLRVRNSSITSPDTLIPPLQVTRRRGDNTILVEGRIEPHSAEAHFDLSVWKPEFHFLELFREKLSEHGVSLRGPVRIDIGAGGVQLAEFSHPIDSVLHQINKLSDNLGAENLLKTMAAEESHEAGSSAHGLSIMKSALATMGIDTAKMILADGSGVSWYNAISPAAIVQLLKSVYEDRDRFERYYESLPVGGVDGTLKNRMKGTPASGNVHAKTGSLTGASSLSGYVTSADGKLLAFSILCNHFPGRISILREVQDKIVELLAGSRAGAE; encoded by the coding sequence ATGCCGTTGAGAAACCTTGTCGCCGCGGTGCTGAGCGGCCTGATCCTCTCTTCCTGCTCCTCTGTTCCCCCGGCCCGGGAGGAGCCTCCGGTCCCGGTGAAGCTGCCTCCGGCGCGTACCCTCCAGAGCCAACTTGACGCTCTTCTGGGCGATACCCTTCTAGCACCCTGTCTGATCGGGGTCGAAATACGTTCCCTCGAGAACGGAAAAACCCTCTACCGGCATAACACGGGTAACCTGTTTCATCCGGCCTCGAATATGAAGCTCCTCACGACAGCCGTTGCGCTCAGATTGCTCGGCCCGGGGTACAAATTTCGAACATCGGTGCTGTCGCCTTCTCCCATCCACAACGGGATCCTCGCGGGAGACCTCGTCATCCGCGGCTCGGGCGACCCGCTCCTGAGGAGTTCAGACCTCGACTCGCTCGCAAGCCTTGTCCGGGAATGCGGGATCGACTCTATCACCGGAAACCTTGTCGGCGACGTCTCGTACTTCGACACGCTCTCCTGGGGAGCGGGATGGATGTGGGATGATGAACCGGATGCGGACGAAGCGTTTTTCACACCTCTCACGGTCAATTCCAACGCGATCGAGGTTCTCGTCCGACCGGGGAGGCGATCCGGCGAACCGGCCGGGTTCACACTCGAACCGCCGACGGCGACCCTCCGGGTAAGGAATTCCAGCATCACATCTCCCGACACGCTCATCCCTCCGCTTCAGGTCACGAGGCGAAGGGGAGATAACACGATCCTCGTGGAGGGAAGGATCGAGCCCCATTCCGCGGAGGCGCATTTTGATCTCAGCGTCTGGAAGCCTGAATTCCATTTTCTCGAATTGTTCAGGGAAAAGCTCTCCGAACACGGGGTGAGCCTCAGGGGACCGGTGCGGATCGACATCGGCGCCGGAGGCGTCCAACTGGCCGAGTTCTCCCACCCGATCGACTCCGTCCTTCATCAGATCAACAAGCTCAGCGACAATCTTGGCGCGGAGAACCTCCTCAAGACGATGGCCGCCGAGGAGAGCCATGAGGCCGGGTCGTCCGCGCACGGTCTTTCCATCATGAAGTCTGCTCTGGCGACGATGGGGATTGACACCGCAAAGATGATTCTGGCCGACGGATCCGGAGTTTCGTGGTACAACGCGATCTCCCCCGCGGCAATCGTCCAGCTCCTGAAAAGCGTCTACGAGGACCGGGACCGCTTCGAACGATACTACGAAAGCCTGCCCGTCGGAGGGGTCGATGGGACGCTCAAGAACAGGATGAAAGGGACACCGGCATCGGGCAATGTGCATGCAAAAACGGGGAGTCTCACCGGAGCAAGCTCGCTCTCCGGGTATGTGACGTCGGCGGACGGGAAGCTCCTGGCGTTCAGCATTCTTTGCAATCATTTCCCCGGGCGGATCTCGATACTGCGGGAAGTCCAGGACAAAATCGTCGAACTCCTGGCGGGGTCGCGGGCAGGGGCAGAATAA
- a CDS encoding DUF4097 family beta strand repeat-containing protein, which produces MSKSLSLGSKIAVFLALALIFGATMVALALREPSHRESDSYISANEKRVDKTFQVGSGGKLVIKADEGSISVTGTPRNEVTVHVRARGAESRLNKLDISVEQSGNVVRAISEYKRRFMNWFGDDNIEVEFEVEVPQNFDLQLNTAGGDITILNVKGTIGGETSGGDLDLSNLDGLVRLGTSGGNVAVKDSKGDFTISTSGGNMRVESIVGAMDFESSGGNIEVRDSDGKLRASTSGGDVHAALKDNKGIDLETSGGNLVVQLPKSISAEISAETTGGDVNCDFQFSGKLREGSLRGKINGGGNFIKLETSGGDIIINSVGG; this is translated from the coding sequence GTGAGCAAATCGTTGTCGCTCGGTTCAAAAATCGCGGTGTTCCTGGCACTGGCATTAATTTTCGGGGCGACGATGGTGGCGCTTGCCCTCCGCGAACCTTCCCACCGGGAATCCGATTCCTACATTTCGGCGAATGAGAAGAGGGTCGACAAGACCTTCCAGGTCGGGTCGGGCGGCAAGCTCGTGATCAAGGCGGACGAAGGAAGTATCTCCGTGACCGGGACCCCGCGGAACGAAGTGACAGTCCACGTCCGCGCCCGCGGAGCGGAATCGCGGCTCAATAAGCTTGATATTTCGGTCGAACAATCCGGGAATGTCGTCAGGGCGATTTCAGAGTACAAGCGCAGGTTTATGAACTGGTTTGGAGACGACAACATCGAGGTCGAATTCGAAGTGGAAGTGCCCCAGAATTTCGATCTCCAACTGAACACAGCCGGAGGGGATATCACGATCCTGAATGTCAAAGGGACAATCGGAGGTGAGACCTCCGGGGGCGATCTGGATCTCTCGAACCTCGACGGCCTCGTCCGGCTCGGGACGTCCGGAGGAAACGTTGCCGTGAAGGATTCGAAAGGAGATTTCACCATCAGCACTTCGGGGGGAAACATGCGCGTGGAATCGATCGTCGGGGCGATGGATTTTGAGTCATCCGGCGGTAATATCGAAGTCCGGGACAGCGACGGAAAACTCCGCGCCTCTACCTCCGGGGGGGACGTGCACGCCGCGCTCAAGGACAATAAGGGGATCGATCTGGAGACCTCCGGCGGAAACCTGGTCGTCCAGTTGCCGAAGTCGATCTCAGCCGAAATCAGCGCGGAGACGACCGGCGGTGACGTGAATTGCGATTTTCAGTTTTCGGGCAAATTGAGGGAAGGGAGCCTCAGGGGCAAGATCAACGGAGGCGGCAATTTCATAAAACTTGAGACCTCGGGAGGGGATATCATCATTAATTCGGTCGGAGGGTAG
- a CDS encoding M28 family peptidase gives MKPVKTTQAVPSFDGKNAFGYLLAQTAFGPRNAGSAGHQACLEYLRNQMAQYADRVLLQAFTMKGYDGADLHFTNIVSSFNLKASTRILLLAHWDTRPRADQDRDPAKKNNPILGANDAASGVAVLMEIARHLKEQPPQVGVDILFDDGEDYGKEGDTQNYLLGTRHFAKNLPPGIRPSFGILLDMVGDKELELQREPYSVRYAPDIVDLVWSAAKDLGVYQFTDEMQRAVLDDHLPLNEAGIKTIDLIDFNYPDATNRFWHTTEDTPDKCSQESLEAVGKVLLSVIYRQPA, from the coding sequence GTGAAACCGGTTAAGACAACGCAGGCGGTTCCCTCGTTTGACGGCAAGAATGCCTTCGGCTACCTCCTGGCGCAGACCGCTTTCGGCCCGCGGAACGCCGGCTCGGCGGGCCATCAGGCCTGCTTGGAGTACCTCAGAAATCAGATGGCGCAATATGCCGACAGGGTGCTTCTCCAGGCGTTCACCATGAAGGGGTACGACGGAGCGGACCTGCATTTCACCAACATCGTCTCTTCCTTCAACCTGAAGGCATCAACCCGTATCCTCCTGCTAGCCCATTGGGACACCCGGCCCCGGGCGGATCAGGACCGGGACCCGGCAAAGAAGAATAATCCCATTTTAGGCGCGAATGACGCCGCGAGCGGAGTCGCGGTATTGATGGAGATTGCCCGCCACCTGAAGGAACAGCCTCCGCAGGTCGGCGTTGATATCCTCTTCGATGACGGCGAAGATTACGGGAAGGAAGGAGATACGCAGAACTATCTCCTGGGTACGCGGCATTTTGCGAAGAACCTCCCGCCCGGTATCCGCCCCTCCTTCGGCATCTTGCTTGATATGGTGGGCGACAAGGAGCTCGAGCTCCAGAGAGAGCCCTACTCGGTGCGGTACGCGCCCGACATCGTGGACCTTGTCTGGTCCGCCGCGAAAGACCTCGGAGTCTACCAGTTTACCGATGAAATGCAGCGAGCCGTTCTTGACGACCATCTTCCACTGAACGAGGCCGGGATCAAGACGATCGATCTGATCGATTTCAACTATCCCGACGCCACAAACCGGTTCTGGCATACGACGGAAGATACGCCGGACAAATGCAGTCAGGAAAGTCTGGAGGCTGTCGGAAAGGTCCTCCTCTCCGTGATCTACCGCCAACCCGCCTGA
- the prmA gene encoding 50S ribosomal protein L11 methyltransferase, translating into MEISIPAAHAMQELLIPFLLELGCSGFQETDPSLLAYLDKGALTPAQIEALRNRLTAILRSLDAGEAFDVREIAEENWNLNWERSITPVGIGNRIVITPSWHAMPEQAGKIIIEIDPKMSFGTGHHETTRLCLGLLERYLKPGDRVLDVGTGTGLLAIAAIKLGAGSAVGIDIDDWSIENALENVKANRVGEAVRIVRIAIEDFSAGDSQVRRFDCILANLTLKMITGSLERLRDLLEPDGIVILSGFLEPDLPALRESLAALSMPERGGLNEHGWSALAAGKA; encoded by the coding sequence TTGGAAATCTCAATCCCCGCCGCTCATGCCATGCAGGAATTGCTCATCCCCTTTCTGCTCGAACTCGGATGTTCCGGGTTTCAGGAAACAGATCCTTCCCTCCTCGCCTACCTCGATAAGGGGGCGCTGACGCCCGCCCAAATCGAGGCCCTTCGGAATCGCCTCACCGCCATTCTTCGCTCCCTGGATGCCGGCGAAGCGTTCGACGTGCGGGAGATAGCCGAGGAAAACTGGAATCTGAATTGGGAGAGGAGCATTACTCCCGTCGGGATCGGAAACCGAATCGTTATCACTCCTTCCTGGCACGCCATGCCTGAGCAGGCCGGAAAAATCATCATCGAGATCGATCCCAAAATGTCGTTCGGCACCGGGCATCACGAGACGACCCGGCTCTGCCTCGGACTACTTGAGCGATATCTGAAACCGGGAGACCGCGTGCTCGATGTGGGCACCGGCACCGGCCTGCTCGCCATCGCTGCCATCAAATTGGGAGCCGGATCGGCTGTCGGCATCGACATCGATGACTGGTCGATCGAGAATGCTCTCGAAAATGTGAAGGCGAACCGGGTTGGGGAAGCAGTCCGCATCGTGCGGATTGCCATCGAGGATTTTTCCGCCGGGGATTCACAGGTGCGCCGTTTTGATTGTATTCTCGCGAATCTCACGCTCAAGATGATTACCGGCTCCCTCGAGCGGCTCCGCGATTTACTGGAACCCGATGGGATTGTGATCCTTTCCGGGTTCCTCGAACCGGACCTTCCCGCGCTCCGTGAGAGTCTCGCTGCGCTCAGTATGCCGGAGCGCGGCGGGCTGAACGAACACGGTTGGTCGGCGCTGGCAGCGGGAAAAGCCTGA
- a CDS encoding Ppx/GppA phosphatase family protein, producing the protein MRIAAIDIGTNTVLLLIADIDPNGSIQPVHNELRFPRLGRDVDKMRMIRPPAFDRIAWVLNEYKNLSIQFKSDLITACATSALRDAANRDEFLAYLRSTAGVEVEILSGEEEARLAYDGALSGFDSTSRPAAVIDIGGGSTEVSYPVKDRIPSIGNSLSYLSFQLGAVRLTERYLNHNPPTSEELSKARRIVQEGWESIQDLSGGDYSLIGVAGTVTTLACLDQGLTEFDANLVGGYTLPREHVERWFRRLSEMRSAEIEALTEAAQGRADILVAGSLILLEFMIRFRFEEVIASDRGLRYGLAIREWKKRNTLR; encoded by the coding sequence ATGAGAATAGCGGCGATCGATATCGGGACGAATACCGTCCTCCTTCTCATCGCCGATATCGACCCCAACGGGTCGATTCAGCCTGTCCATAACGAACTCCGGTTTCCCCGCCTCGGCCGCGACGTTGACAAGATGCGGATGATCCGCCCTCCTGCCTTTGACCGGATCGCCTGGGTCCTGAACGAATACAAGAATCTCTCGATCCAGTTCAAGTCGGACCTGATCACCGCCTGCGCGACAAGCGCGCTCCGGGATGCTGCAAACCGCGATGAGTTCCTCGCCTACCTCCGGAGCACGGCGGGGGTGGAAGTTGAAATTCTGAGCGGCGAGGAGGAGGCACGGCTGGCCTACGATGGGGCCTTGAGCGGTTTCGATTCGACCTCCCGGCCGGCTGCGGTTATCGACATCGGGGGAGGAAGCACCGAGGTCTCGTATCCGGTAAAAGACCGGATTCCGTCCATCGGAAATTCCTTAAGTTATCTTAGCTTTCAGCTTGGGGCAGTTAGACTTACAGAGCGGTACCTGAACCACAATCCTCCCACGAGCGAGGAACTCTCCAAGGCCCGCCGGATTGTCCAGGAGGGATGGGAGTCGATCCAAGATTTGTCAGGCGGAGACTATTCGCTTATCGGCGTGGCCGGAACCGTCACCACGCTCGCATGCCTTGACCAGGGATTAACCGAGTTTGACGCGAACCTCGTGGGGGGTTATACGTTACCCCGGGAGCACGTTGAAAGATGGTTCAGGAGGCTCTCTGAAATGAGGTCTGCGGAAATCGAGGCCCTTACCGAGGCTGCCCAGGGGCGGGCCGACATACTGGTGGCCGGGTCCCTCATACTCCTTGAATTCATGATCCGCTTCCGGTTCGAGGAAGTTATCGCCAGCGACCGGGGACTGCGGTACGGTCTGGCGATCAGGGAATGGAAGAAGCGAAATACGCTAAGATGA
- a CDS encoding cysteine desulfurase family protein, with amino-acid sequence MELRKPSYISSMQTTVRRVYLDHTATTPLDPGVFEAMKPFFSGRFGNASSIHHFGREARAALDESRDTLARLIGAQSGEVFFVSGGTEANNFALKGAGRALMARGRNHIITDKSEHHAVLEPCAGLEQTGFEVTYLDVDGSGRVKLEDLRAAIRPQTGLISVMHANNEVGTINPVAGVARIAKAQGILVHSDAVQSFGKIPVNVDLLGVDLLSLSAHKIYGPKGIGALYVRKGIEIERYLHGGGQERGRRAGTENVPGAVGFAEAAAAMQRQMEAERQRLVELKDRLRSSLRERHPWLLFNGDQTPSGALSHILSVSFDSERIRIDGEALLFNLDLAGIAVTSGSACTSGSMEPSHVLLAMGRDPATAKAAIRFSMGRSTTEEDIDYTAGVLTDIVERIGQKVSS; translated from the coding sequence GTGGAACTGCGGAAACCGTCGTATATTTCAAGCATGCAAACGACTGTCCGGAGAGTCTATCTCGATCATACCGCCACCACTCCGCTCGATCCCGGAGTCTTCGAGGCAATGAAACCGTTTTTTAGCGGCCGTTTCGGAAACGCCTCGTCGATTCATCATTTCGGGAGGGAAGCGCGGGCGGCGCTCGACGAGAGCCGCGATACGCTCGCTCGCCTGATCGGGGCGCAATCGGGCGAGGTCTTCTTTGTCAGCGGCGGAACAGAGGCGAATAATTTCGCGCTCAAGGGCGCGGGCCGGGCCCTGATGGCACGGGGCAGGAACCACATCATCACGGACAAATCCGAGCATCATGCGGTCCTCGAGCCCTGCGCGGGGCTTGAACAGACCGGGTTCGAAGTGACCTATCTGGATGTCGATGGATCGGGCCGTGTAAAGCTGGAAGATCTCCGCGCTGCGATCCGGCCTCAAACGGGCCTTATCTCTGTGATGCACGCAAATAACGAGGTGGGCACAATCAATCCTGTTGCCGGCGTGGCCCGCATCGCGAAAGCTCAGGGCATTCTCGTTCATTCAGACGCCGTGCAAAGCTTCGGCAAGATACCGGTCAATGTCGACCTGCTCGGCGTCGATCTCCTTTCACTCTCGGCTCATAAGATCTACGGTCCCAAGGGAATCGGGGCCCTCTATGTCCGGAAGGGGATTGAAATCGAGCGTTATCTCCACGGGGGAGGTCAGGAACGGGGCAGGCGGGCGGGAACCGAAAATGTTCCTGGCGCGGTAGGTTTTGCGGAAGCCGCAGCCGCGATGCAGCGCCAAATGGAAGCCGAGCGGCAGCGGCTCGTCGAGTTGAAGGACCGGCTCCGCTCATCGCTCCGCGAGCGTCATCCGTGGCTCCTGTTCAACGGAGACCAGACACCCTCCGGAGCACTTTCTCACATACTCAGCGTTTCGTTCGACAGCGAAAGGATCCGGATCGACGGGGAAGCTCTCCTCTTCAATCTCGACCTTGCCGGAATCGCGGTCACAAGCGGCTCGGCATGCACTTCGGGGAGCATGGAACCCTCGCACGTCCTTCTCGCCATGGGGAGAGACCCGGCTACCGCAAAGGCCGCCATCCGCTTCTCGATGGGACGTTCGACGACAGAGGAGGATATCGACTACACGGCAGGAGTTCTGACCGATATCGTGGAGCGGATCGGGCAGAAAGTGTCATCCTGA
- a CDS encoding zf-HC2 domain-containing protein — protein MRCREIRHDLPGFVRGELDSAGAARIAEHLAGCRACSEEARGLENVFGVIESKPWAPSPHYWSSILPRVHDRLEEQTRFPQWTTRFALPLAAALILAVGFFKIAPRPGEELPENFAAILNQLSSDELEEVADQQAVAEMIHPDLAAVDQQVSADEEVASVKAILQEEGSGTADVDAGVATGMDDTGAREADSPAAASPQPDSLN, from the coding sequence GTGAGGTGTCGCGAGATCCGGCATGACCTGCCCGGGTTTGTCCGGGGGGAATTGGATTCCGCCGGGGCGGCCAGAATCGCGGAACATCTGGCTGGCTGCCGTGCCTGCAGCGAGGAGGCGCGGGGGCTGGAGAACGTATTCGGGGTGATCGAGTCGAAGCCGTGGGCCCCTTCCCCGCATTACTGGTCCTCGATCCTGCCGCGCGTGCACGACCGGCTGGAGGAACAAACCCGGTTCCCTCAATGGACCACGAGATTCGCTCTGCCGCTCGCTGCAGCGCTCATCCTGGCAGTGGGATTTTTCAAGATCGCCCCGAGGCCCGGCGAGGAACTCCCCGAGAATTTTGCCGCCATCCTCAATCAACTCTCTTCGGACGAGTTGGAGGAGGTGGCCGATCAGCAGGCTGTTGCCGAAATGATCCACCCCGATCTTGCCGCCGTGGATCAGCAGGTCTCGGCGGACGAGGAAGTCGCAAGCGTGAAAGCCATCCTCCAGGAGGAAGGGAGCGGGACCGCGGATGTGGACGCAGGAGTCGCCACCGGGATGGACGATACGGGCGCGCGCGAAGCCGACTCGCCGGCTGCCGCCTCTCCGCAACCCGATTCACTCAATTAG
- a CDS encoding sigma-70 family RNA polymerase sigma factor, which produces MAPKTDLDLVESFRNGDISGFNELVGRYQEKVYWIARRVVGSHEDADDVVQDVFVRMFKALGGFRGESGFYTWLYRITMNVSLNAVRSRRIKDFLRYDETTETGSEEVELPDAAVLRDEYRTILERAIQRLPAKQKMVFIMRYYDEMPYEEIAKVLRKSVGGLKANYFHALKKIQEYVRKEMTS; this is translated from the coding sequence ATGGCTCCGAAAACCGACCTGGACCTTGTCGAATCGTTTCGAAACGGCGATATTTCAGGGTTCAACGAGCTGGTGGGGCGGTACCAGGAGAAAGTCTACTGGATTGCGCGGAGGGTGGTCGGGAGCCACGAGGACGCCGACGATGTCGTTCAGGATGTCTTCGTCCGGATGTTCAAGGCCCTGGGCGGGTTTCGAGGGGAATCCGGGTTTTATACCTGGCTCTACCGCATCACGATGAATGTTTCGTTGAACGCAGTCCGCTCAAGGCGGATCAAGGATTTTCTCCGGTACGACGAGACAACGGAAACCGGATCGGAGGAGGTGGAGCTCCCGGATGCAGCCGTCTTGCGCGATGAATACAGGACAATCCTGGAGCGGGCGATCCAGCGGCTGCCCGCAAAGCAGAAAATGGTCTTTATCATGCGCTACTATGATGAAATGCCGTACGAGGAGATTGCAAAGGTCTTGAGGAAGTCCGTGGGCGGGTTGAAGGCGAACTATTTTCACGCGCTGAAAAAGATACAGGAATATGTCAGGAAGGAGATGACTTCGTGA
- a CDS encoding HIT domain-containing protein — MQRLFSPWRSKYIESFSQPVEAGGECILCKAHQDQKDDDHSIVTRGDHCYVIMNLFPYNSGHALVVPYRHIAELSDLNAEESAETMSLLKRMTVALKSVSRPDGFNIGSNIGRTAGAGIDKHIHFHIVPRWNGDTNFMPVLADTKMISEDMNDTLLKLRKALSRSA, encoded by the coding sequence ATGCAACGGCTCTTCTCACCCTGGCGTTCCAAATATATCGAGAGCTTCTCGCAACCCGTGGAGGCCGGCGGGGAGTGTATTCTCTGCAAGGCACATCAGGATCAGAAGGACGACGACCATTCGATCGTCACCAGGGGGGATCACTGCTACGTCATCATGAATCTCTTCCCCTATAACAGCGGCCACGCTCTCGTCGTCCCCTACCGCCATATCGCCGAGCTCTCCGATCTGAACGCGGAGGAGTCGGCGGAGACCATGTCTCTCCTCAAGCGCATGACCGTCGCCCTCAAATCGGTATCCCGGCCGGACGGGTTCAACATCGGCTCGAATATCGGGCGGACTGCCGGCGCCGGAATCGACAAGCATATTCACTTCCACATCGTCCCGCGCTGGAACGGAGACACGAATTTCATGCCCGTTCTCGCCGATACGAAGATGATTTCAGAGGATATGAACGACACGCTTCTGAAACTCCGAAAGGCCCTCAGCCGATCGGCGTAA
- the fusA gene encoding elongation factor G, whose translation MKEYPVESIRNLALVGHGGSGKTTFAEACLFSAGATTRLGRVEEGNTVSDYHADEVERQISINASLMHCEWKGAKLNILDTPGYTDFTGEVKCCLRVADTALVLLKAVEGAEVGTEIVWQHTKEFKNAAVFIVNKLDNENADYEKVVGEATSRFSHDVLPIQFPVHQGLQFEAVIDVLRMKMLQFGRDGKGKYTEAEIPAEYKSKAEERREQLIEQVAESDETVLNLFIENGTLSDPQLKQALKTGIASRKIFPLLCSAASHNMGVASIMDFVVEYCPNPAEMGAVEGVAAGSNHDGAKAVAVAPNPHGQAAMFVFKTVSEPHVGELSFFRVYSGTLSPGMDLVNETNNKVERLAQLFVMNGKERKEAGKIAAGDIGTVVKLKDTHTNNTLTGKSFPVILPPIKFPEPVISMAIHAKSKGDEDKIATGLHSLHEEDPTFVIAVDSELHQTVISGQGELHLGVIVRRLKAKYGVEVDMVEPKIPYRETIKGRANEVEYKHKKQTGGRGQFGHVWIKVEPLPRGKGFEFEDAVVGGVVPTRFVPAVEKGIIEALVSGVVAGYKVVDVKVTLFDGSYHDVDSDDHSFKVAGRMAFKKGFKEARPILLEPIYEIEVIVPDEFMGDVMGDISSRRGKILGMDSDGSHQIIRGLVPLKELFRYSTNLRSMTQGRGIHRQKFDHYEEMPREIAEKIVIEHAKVKVEEEA comes from the coding sequence ATGAAAGAATACCCCGTTGAATCGATCCGGAATCTGGCCCTCGTAGGCCACGGAGGGTCGGGCAAGACGACCTTTGCCGAGGCATGCCTGTTCTCCGCCGGCGCAACCACCCGTCTCGGCAGAGTCGAAGAGGGGAACACGGTCTCCGACTACCACGCGGACGAGGTGGAACGGCAGATATCCATCAACGCATCCCTCATGCATTGCGAGTGGAAGGGGGCCAAGCTGAACATCCTGGACACGCCAGGATACACCGATTTTACGGGCGAGGTGAAGTGCTGCCTCCGGGTCGCCGACACCGCCCTGGTCCTGCTCAAGGCCGTTGAGGGCGCGGAAGTGGGCACGGAAATCGTCTGGCAGCATACGAAGGAATTCAAGAACGCCGCGGTGTTCATCGTAAACAAACTCGATAACGAGAATGCCGATTATGAGAAGGTCGTCGGGGAGGCGACGAGCCGGTTTTCCCACGACGTCCTCCCGATCCAGTTTCCCGTCCACCAGGGGTTGCAATTTGAAGCGGTCATCGACGTGCTTCGCATGAAGATGCTGCAGTTCGGAAGGGACGGCAAGGGGAAATACACCGAGGCCGAAATCCCGGCCGAATACAAGTCGAAGGCCGAGGAGCGGCGGGAGCAGCTCATCGAGCAGGTTGCGGAAAGCGACGAAACCGTGCTCAACCTGTTCATTGAAAACGGAACTCTCTCGGACCCGCAGCTCAAGCAGGCGCTGAAAACCGGAATCGCCTCCCGGAAGATCTTTCCCCTCCTTTGCTCCGCGGCTTCGCACAACATGGGCGTCGCTTCGATCATGGATTTTGTGGTGGAGTATTGCCCGAACCCGGCCGAAATGGGCGCGGTGGAGGGAGTCGCGGCGGGATCCAACCACGACGGCGCCAAAGCCGTTGCTGTCGCCCCCAACCCGCACGGACAGGCGGCGATGTTCGTCTTCAAGACGGTGTCCGAGCCCCATGTGGGGGAACTCTCATTCTTCCGTGTCTACTCCGGAACCCTTTCTCCGGGAATGGACCTCGTGAACGAAACGAACAACAAGGTCGAGCGCCTTGCGCAATTGTTCGTCATGAACGGGAAGGAGAGGAAGGAGGCGGGCAAGATAGCGGCGGGAGACATCGGGACCGTCGTCAAGCTGAAGGACACGCACACCAACAACACGCTCACCGGGAAGTCGTTCCCCGTCATCCTGCCCCCGATCAAGTTCCCCGAACCGGTGATCAGCATGGCAATTCACGCGAAGTCGAAGGGGGATGAAGACAAGATCGCCACCGGCCTCCACTCGCTGCATGAAGAAGATCCGACGTTTGTGATAGCGGTCGATTCGGAGCTGCACCAGACGGTGATCAGCGGCCAGGGCGAGCTTCACCTCGGGGTGATCGTCCGCCGGCTGAAAGCAAAATACGGCGTCGAGGTCGATATGGTGGAACCCAAGATTCCCTACCGGGAGACCATCAAGGGGCGCGCGAACGAGGTCGAATACAAACACAAGAAACAGACTGGAGGCCGCGGCCAGTTCGGGCATGTCTGGATCAAAGTGGAGCCGTTGCCCCGCGGGAAGGGCTTTGAATTTGAGGACGCGGTCGTGGGCGGTGTCGTCCCCACCCGCTTCGTCCCCGCCGTGGAGAAGGGGATCATCGAAGCGCTGGTCAGCGGAGTGGTCGCGGGATACAAAGTCGTGGATGTGAAAGTCACGCTGTTCGACGGATCCTATCACGACGTCGACTCCGACGACCATTCGTTCAAAGTGGCGGGAAGGATGGCGTTCAAGAAGGGGTTCAAGGAGGCGAGGCCGATTCTCCTGGAGCCGATTTATGAAATTGAGGTGATTGTGCCCGACGAGTTCATGGGAGACGTCATGGGGGACATCTCCAGCCGGCGGGGTAAAATCCTCGGGATGGATTCGGACGGATCTCATCAAATCATCAGGGGGCTCGTTCCCCTGAAGGAGCTCTTCCGGTATTCCACCAATCTCCGATCGATGACGCAGGGGAGGGGTATCCACCGCCAGAAGTTCGATCACTATGAAGAGATGCCCAGGGAGATCGCTGAAAAGATCGTCATCGAGCACGCGAAGGTGAAGGTGGAGGAGGAGGCCTGA
- a CDS encoding DUF948 domain-containing protein, producing the protein MDWQLMLVLFEIIALAALSVLCVYLITVIVRIRNILTVVEQDVRELTSKALPVFENLEVITDKVKNITESIDEQVEVVRHSINSIREVADNVVDFERRVQERLEEPVLETIGTIAAVFKGVRAFVTRMRA; encoded by the coding sequence ATGGACTGGCAACTCATGCTTGTGCTCTTTGAGATCATCGCCCTCGCGGCGCTTTCGGTGCTCTGCGTCTACCTGATCACGGTCATCGTCAGGATCCGGAATATCCTGACGGTGGTGGAACAGGATGTCCGCGAACTCACCTCCAAGGCTCTTCCCGTGTTTGAAAATCTGGAGGTCATCACCGACAAGGTCAAGAACATCACGGAAAGCATCGATGAGCAGGTGGAGGTGGTCCGGCACTCGATCAATTCCATCAGGGAAGTGGCCGACAATGTCGTGGATTTCGAACGCCGGGTCCAGGAGCGGCTCGAAGAGCCCGTGCTGGAAACGATCGGCACCATCGCCGCGGTGTTCAAGGGTGTGCGGGCGTTCGTAACGCGCATGCGCGCATAA